A single window of Nicotiana sylvestris chromosome 5, ASM39365v2, whole genome shotgun sequence DNA harbors:
- the LOC104225720 gene encoding uncharacterized protein has product MTTAQTMTSQLNKVNERAASSASKVQNPTSSYKRLGRKSPFMRYGLPMISLTVLGSIGLSQLLQGSKDIAKVKDDQEWEIIETRKALSRAGPVNAYNPKKINLEEELKALQEKVDINDYEYKKIPKPKESS; this is encoded by the exons ATGACAACTGCTCAGACCATGACGAGTCAGCTTAATAAAGTAAATGAGCGTGCAGCCTCCTCTGCTTCCAAGGTTCAGAACCCAACTTCATCATACAAAAGATTGGGAAGGAAATCGCCATTTATGAGATATGGACTTCCTATGATCTCACTAACGGTGCTTGGATCTATTGGTCTTAGCCAACTTCTGCAAGGCAG CAAGGATATTGCTAAAGTAAAGGACGATCAAGAGTGGGAAATCATCGAAACAAGAAAAGCTCTTTCCAGGGCTGGACCTGTCAATGCATATAACCCCAAAAAAATTAACTTGGAGGAAGAACTAAAG GCTTTGCAGGAGAAGGTGGATATTAATGATTATGAATATAAAAAAATCCCTAAGCCAAAGGAAAGCTCATAA
- the LOC104225719 gene encoding E3 ubiquitin-protein ligase WAV3-like, translating to MGSKWAKVKLALGLNLCTYIPRTLDNDDEDDSSPSVSEPEKNSGAALISPATADIQRAPPATVPHGSKLSKSFSRSSKRTCSICLASMKRGDGHAIFTAECSHSFHFQCIVSNVKHGNQICPVCRAKWKEIPVHFLSLDTPLGRARINPVGWPQNNALTTVTHRPPVSRPTPNRHISPLFQAPEPAIFNDDEPVGQQVDSTDKSALHESSIDICDSRAVKIETFPEVPAVPRSIPTNNFSVLVHLKAPGSVSVQDPCRNEASLPKVSHTPRAPVDLVTVIDVSGSMAGTKLALLKRAMGFVIQNLGPSDRLAVIAFSSTARRLFPLQRMSETGRQQALQAVNSLVANGGTNIAEGLRKGAKIMEDRREKNPVASIILLSDGQDTYTVNNHGSSNQQQPNYKLLLPLSIHSGDSSGFKIPVHAFGFGVDHDASSMHSISEISGGTFSFIETEDIIQDAFAQCIGGLLSVVVKDLQVSIECLQTGVQLGSLKAGSYPNCLMSDGRMGSIDVGDLYADEERDFLVSINIPAESLSPETSLLKVKCVYVDPFTKQTVTLRSEELKIKRPEKVVQERVSIEVDRQQNRLRAAEAMAQARAAAEKGDLVGASSILENCRKLLAESVSAKSQERLCIALDAELKEMQERMASRHVYEASGRAYILSGLSSHSWQRATARGDSTDGSSLVQTYQTPSMVEMVTRSQATLLGSPSAQRFVRPVWSLASQPKPR from the exons atgggaagCAAATGGGCTAAAGTGAAGCTGGCCTTAGGTTTGAATCTTTGTACTTATATTCCAAGAACACTTGataatgatgatgaagatgaTAGTTCTCCCTCTGTTTCTGAGCCTGAGAAGAACTCCGGCGCCGCCCTTATCTCGCCGGCGACGGCTGACATCCAACGTGCTCCTCCGGCCACGGTGCCTCATGGGTCGAAGTTGTCCAAGAGCTTTAGTAGGTCTTCTAAG AGAACGTGCTCTATATGCTTGGCTTCAATGAAGCGAGGGGATGGTCATGCGATATTTACTGCTGAATGTTCACATTCATTTCACTTCCAGTGTATTGTTTCAAATGTAAAACATGGAAACCAAATTTGCCCAGTATGCAGGGCAAAATGGAAAGAAATCCCTGTTCATTTTCTCAGCCTGGATACTCCCCTTGGGAGGGCTAGAATCAATCCTGTAGGCTGGCCCCAAAATAATGCGTTAACGACAGTAACACATCGTCCACCAGTAAGTCGTCCAACCCCCAATCGGCATATTTCACCATTATTTCAGGCTCCCGAGCCTGCCATCTTTAATGATGATGAACCTGTGGGTCAACAAGTTGATTCTACTGACAAAAGTGCTTTACATGAGAGTTCAATAGACATTTGTGACAGTAGAGCTGTAAAGATTGAAACTTTTCCAGAGGTTCCCGCTGTCCCAAGGTCTATACCTACAAATAATTTCTCTGTATTAGTTCATCTCAAAGCTCCTGGTTCAGTTTCGGTTCAAGATCCCTGCAGAAACGAGGCTAGTTTGCCCAAAGTATCCCACACGCCTCGTGCCCCTGTTGACCTTGTGACAGTTATTGATGTAAGTGGAAGTATGGCTGGCACCAAACTTGCACTACTAAAACGGGCTATGGGTTTTGTGATACAGAATCTTGGTCCCAGTGATAGATTGGCAGTAATCGCCTTCTCTTCAACAGCTCGCCGCCTCTTCCCGCTTCAGCGGAtgtctgaaacaggacggcagcAAGCACTACAAGCTGTAAACTCCTTAGTTGCTAATGGAGGAACCAATATTGCTGAAGGCTTGAGAAAGGGTGCCAAAATAATGGAAGACCGCAGGGAAAAGAACCCAGTTGCTAGTATAATTCTGTTGTCTGATGGTCAGGACACATATACAGTCAATAATCATGGTAGTAGTAACCAGCAGCAACCCAATTACAAGTTGCTTCTTCCCTTGTCTATTCACAGCGGAgacagttcagggtttaaaattCCAGTGCATGCTTTTGGGTTTGGTGTGGATCATGATGCTTCATCAATGCATTCAATATCAGAGATTTCAGGagggaccttttcttttattgaGACAGAAGATATAATACAGGATGCATTTGCTCAATGCATTGGTGGGCTCCTCAGTGTCGTAGTCAAGGATCTGCAGGTAAGCATCGAGTGTCTTCAAACAGGAGTCCAGCTTGGCTCTTTGAAAGCTGGAAGCTATCCAAACTGTTTAATGTCTGATGGAAGGATGGGATCAATTGATGTTGGAGATCTATATGCCGATGAAGAAAGGGACTTTCTGGTTTCAATCAATATCCCCGCCGAATCATTGAGCCCAGAAACTTCACTTTTGAAGGTTAAGTGTGTCTATGTGGATCCTTTTACGAAACAAACGGTTACCCTCAGAAGTGAAGAACTTAAAATAAAGAGACCTGAAAAGGTTGTACAAGAGCGTGTTTCAATCGAAGTGGACAGGCAGCAGAACAGACTCCGAGCAGCTGAAGCAATGGCTCAGGCGCGAGCAGCTGCTGAGAAAGGAGACCTAGTTGGTGCAAGTTCCATCCTAGAAAACTGCCGAAAGTTGTTGGCGGAGTCAGTGTCGGCTAAATCTCAAGAGCGGCTCTGTATTGCACTTGATGCTGAGCTCAAGGAGATGCAGGAGAGAATGGCAAGCAGACATGTATATGAAGCATCAGGAAGGGCATATATATTGTCCGGACTAAGCTCACACTCATGGCAGAGAGCAACAGCACGAGGTGACTCTACAGATGGATCAAGTCTCGTCCAAACCTATCAAACCCCATCAATGGTAGAGATGGTAACTCGCTCTCAGGCTACACTACTTGGTAGCCCATCTGCTCAGAGATTTGTTCGACCAGTATGGTCATTAGCATCCCAGCCGAAACCTAGGTAA
- the LOC104225722 gene encoding uncharacterized protein: MIPLAFTDLCEMLVREGDLRPTLQATIEEQVAKPLYLLAHNTTNRELAFIFRQSGESDCIGAIDGTHIRIKVLQRETPRYRGRKDYSTQNVLATCTFDLKFTYVLAGWEGTASDSRIMKEALNRQDPLKLPEGKYYLVDAGLMLRSGLITPYRGERYHLKEYSRNPPRNPCELFNLRHASLRNTIERAFGVLKKRFPIISSSTKPSYGVETQKLIIFACCILHNYLRGADPNNELLAQVDAKLMNDNDVHEEPPNPRESNEEFRRGS; encoded by the exons ATGATTCCTTTAGCTTTTACCGATCTATGTGAGATGTTAGTTAGAGAGGGTGATCTTAGACCAACACTTCAAGCTACAATTGAAGAGCAAGTTGCAAAACCACTTTACCTATTAGCACATAATACGACGAATCGCGAGTTAGCTTTCATCTTTCGACAATCTGGGGAGTCG GATTGTATTGGTGCGATTGATGGAACACATATACGTATTAAAGTTTTACAACGTGAAACACCCAGATACCGTGGAAGAAAAGATTATTCAACACAAAATGTATTGGCTACATGCACATTTGATTTAAAATTCACATATGTGTTGGCTGGTTGGGAAGGGACGGCATCTGATTCAAGAATCATGAAAGAAGCGTTAAATAGACAAGACCCGCTAAAACTTCCAGAAG GAAAATACTATCTTGTTGATGCTGGATTGATGTTGAGAAGTGGACTTATTACGCCTTATCGTGGGGAGCGATATCACTTGAAAGAGTATTCACGAAATCCACCTCGAAATCCTTGTGAATTATTTAATCTGCGACACGCATCTTTGCGTAATACTATTGAACGAGCTTTTGGAGTTCTTAAAAAGAGATTTCCTATAATTTCTAGTTCAACTAAACCGTCATATGGTGTTGAAACCCAAAAGCTTATTATTTTTGCATGTTGTATTTTGCACAACTACTTAAGAGGTGCAGATCCAAATAATGAGTTACTTGCACAAGTTGATGCAAAGCTTATGAATGATAATGATGTGCATGAAGAACCACCAAATCCTAGGGAAAGTAATGAGGAGTTTAGAAGGGGGAGTTGA